The Vicia villosa cultivar HV-30 ecotype Madison, WI linkage group LG1, Vvil1.0, whole genome shotgun sequence genome includes a region encoding these proteins:
- the LOC131604328 gene encoding F-box/kelch-repeat protein At3g06240-like, with protein MFLPHELIIQILLRLPVKSLIRFKCVCKLWCSLISHDPNFAKSHFQLTASKSNRRILYTQNSSHESQSIDFEASLDNVNASVSLNLDCIFPEYFTDEFEVKGSCRGFILFCGSLNIFLWNPSTGVHKQIPLSPFGSDLDAEYFYGFGYDDSTQDYLVVSMSHHEYDDPPLHLEYFSLKANTWKEVKGPHFPCTFLDEPKGGALHKGAIHWLAYRFDLSSDVIVAFDLTERKLSYMHLPRASGGNLLQCDGLWVYEEFLSVYTKDNNNDTVEIWVMKEYKVNSSWTMTLVLPVDLIVCPNKEFFPLCCTKSGDIIGTDEDDGLVKYDRNGKFLEQHSYYNYSLRCGVTMYVESLLSLPGDGDKEQV; from the coding sequence ATGTTTCTGCCTCACGAGTTGATCATTCAAATCTTACTGAGGTTGCCGGTAAAGTCTCTTATACGTTTCAAATGTGTTTGTAAGTTATGGTGTTCTCTTATCTCTCATGATCCCAACTTTGCAAAATCACATTTTCAACTCACAGCCTCAAAATCCAATCGTAGAATTCTATATACACAAAATTCATCTCATGAGTCTCAATCCATCGATTTTGAAGCATCGCTTGACAATGTCAATGCTTCTGTTTCACTCAACCTTGATTGTATCTTTCCAGAGTATTTTACCGATGAGTTTGAAGTTAAAGGGTCATGCAGAGGGTTCATACTTTTCTGCGGTTCCTTAAACATCTTCCTATGGAATCCATCCACTGGAGTTCACAAACAGATACCTTTGTCTCCCTTTGGGTCCGATTTAGATGCTGAATATTTCTATGGTTTTGGGTATGACGATTCAACCCAAGATTACTTGGTTGTTTCAATGTCTCACCATGAGTATGATGATCCGCCGTTACACTTGGAGTACTTCTCATTGAAAGCTAATACATGGAAAGAAGTTAAGGGTCCTCACTTCCCTTGTACCTTTTTGGATGAGCCCAAAGGTGGGGCTCTCCATAAGGGAGCTATTCATTGGTTGGCTTATCGTTTTGACTTATCAAGTGATGTTATTGTTGCGTTTGATTTAACGGAAAGGAAACTCTCATACATGCATTTGCCACGAGCTTCTGGCGGTAATCTTTTGCAATGTGATGGTTTGTGGGTATATGAAGAATTTCTCAGTGTATATACTAAGGATAATAATAATGATACGGTTGAAATATGGGTGATGAAGGAATACAAAGTGAACTCCTCTTGGACTATGACTCTTGTTCTTCCGGTTGATCTCATCGTTTGCCCAAACAAAGAATTTTTTCCGTTGTGCTGTACAAAAAGTGGTGATATTATTGGGACAGATGAAGACGATGGATTGGTGAAGTACGATAGAAATGGAAAATTTCTAGAGCAACATTCTTATTATAATTACAGTCTTAGATGCGGAGTGACTATGTATGTAGAGTCTCTGCTTTCACTCCCTGGTGATGGTGACAAAGAGCAAGTTTGA